Proteins from a single region of Haloarcula laminariae:
- a CDS encoding glutaredoxin family protein produces MGRTLYQLDGCPYCEKVADRLDELGVDYDSIWVEPLHSERDEVKRVSGQRAVPVLVDEDRGVTMAESDRILEFVERSYA; encoded by the coding sequence ATGGGTCGCACACTCTACCAGCTCGACGGCTGTCCGTACTGCGAGAAGGTAGCAGACAGGCTGGACGAACTGGGCGTCGACTACGACAGCATATGGGTGGAGCCGCTCCACTCGGAGCGCGACGAGGTCAAGCGCGTCTCCGGCCAGCGGGCGGTCCCGGTGCTGGTCGACGAGGACCGCGGCGTCACGATGGCCGAGTCCGACCGCATCCTGGAGTTCGTCGAGCGGAGCTACGCCTAA
- the msrB gene encoding peptide-methionine (R)-S-oxide reductase MsrB, with translation MSEQADSVPENDDEWRELLTDEEYRILREAGTEPRFSSDLMDVKDDGVFTCAGCGTALFDSEEKFDSGTGWPSFWDVYDEGTVETRVDESHGMRRTEVVCANCEGHLGHVFDDGPEPTGKRYCINGAALEFESED, from the coding sequence ATGGCGCGAGCTGCTCACGGACGAGGAGTACCGCATCCTCCGCGAGGCCGGGACCGAACCCCGCTTCAGTAGCGACCTCATGGACGTCAAAGACGACGGCGTCTTCACCTGTGCCGGGTGCGGGACCGCGCTGTTCGACAGCGAGGAGAAGTTCGACTCCGGCACCGGCTGGCCCAGCTTCTGGGACGTCTACGACGAGGGCACCGTCGAGACCCGGGTCGACGAGAGCCACGGGATGCGCCGGACGGAGGTCGTCTGTGCCAACTGCGAGGGACACCTCGGACACGTCTTCGACGACGGCCCCGAGCCGACCGGCAAGCGCTACTGCATCAACGGCGCGGCGCTGGAGTTCGAGAGCGAGGATTAG